A single genomic interval of Macadamia integrifolia cultivar HAES 741 chromosome 6, SCU_Mint_v3, whole genome shotgun sequence harbors:
- the LOC122081685 gene encoding phosphatidylinositol glycan anchor biosynthesis class U protein-like isoform X2 codes for MAQKKCFWVWVTASLIFRLLLIYFPKNLNLSSRPEVATPLTSLRRLAEGYWLRQSSMSPYAGSMYHGSPLLLSILGPLTVKRIEGQPSHLICSLLFVVADFVTAMLIRATGQNLQLVYRQSLKALRVATSEILSAGDIAALIYLWNPLTVVTCVGYSTSPIENLMIVLTLYGACSRLAPLAAFGWVISMHLSLYPAILIIPVILLVGYGPDAPPRKLFLKGNFGTDGSDPSNLSCYQGNEVTTHKMLPIRPFSWKPVMHFIFWAFIWSVYVLVLCSISLKQYGGLWEMLKRTHGFILTVEDLSPNIGVLWYFFAEVFNFFRGFFLMVFHVNILFMILPLAVRLNHRPCFLAFAYILICSMLKSYPSIILVVESVGAMLSHDRALRKKSTASP; via the exons ATGGCGCAGAAGAAGTGCTTCTGGGTGTGGGTGACTGCATCACTCATCTTTCGGCTCCTTCTGATATATTTCCCCAAAAATCTCAACTTGAGTTCTCGCCCCGAAGTCGCCACACCTCTCACTAGTCTCCGTCgct TGGCCGAAGGTTACTGGTTAAGGCAGTCATCGATGTCTCCTTACGCAG GATCAATGTACCATGGTTCTCCGCTGCTGCTGTCCATTCTTGGGCCTTTAACTGTTAAGAG AATTGAAGGGCAACCTAGTCATCTTATTTGCAG TTTGTTGTTTGTGGTAGCAGATTTTGTTACTGCAATGCTTATCCGTGCTACTGGTCAGAATCTTCAGTTGGTATATAGACAGAGTTTGAAAGCACTAAGAGTTGCCACATCTG AGATTCTCTCTGCTGGAGATATTGCTGCTCTTATATACTTATGGAATCCTTTAACAGTAGTCACTTGTGTGGGTTATTCCACATCTCCCATTGAAAACCTGATGATTGTCTTGACCCTTTATGGAGCATGTTCAC GTTTGGCTCCCTTGGCGGCATTTGGGTGGGTCATTTCAATGCATTTGTCTCTTTATCCTGCTATCCTAATAATACCA GTGATTCTTTTAGTAGGATATGGTCCTGATGCTCCTCCAAGAAAGTTGTTCCTGAAAGGAAACTTTGGTACAGATGGAAGTGACCCCTCAAATCTTAGCTGCTATCAAGGCAATGAAGTGACAACTCACAAGATGCTCCCAATTAGACCTTTCTCGTGGAAACCTGTCATGCATTTCATATTCTGGGCATTCATCTGGTCAGTTTATGTTTTAGTTCTCTGCAGCATCTCCCTCAAACAGTATGGGGGACTTTGGGAAATGCTCAAAAG AACACATGGCTTTATTCTAACTGTGGAAGATCTTTCCCCAAATATTGGTGTCTTATG GTACTTCTTTGCAGAAGTTTTCAACTTCTTCAGAGGTTTCTTTTTAATGGTTTTCCATgtgaatattttatttatgatattGCCATTGGCTGTACGCCTCAACCACCGGCCGTGCTTTCTGGCTTTTGCATACATTTTGATATGTTCAATGCTTAAATCTTATCCATCG